One genomic region from Apteryx mantelli isolate bAptMan1 chromosome 7, bAptMan1.hap1, whole genome shotgun sequence encodes:
- the BNIP3 gene encoding BCL2/adenovirus E1B 19 kDa protein-interacting protein 3, with product MSRLSPQEENLQGSWVELHFSSNGNGSGNTVTPTSQEQVPASISIHNGDMEKILLDAQHESGRSSSRESSHCDSPPRSQTPQDSNRALEIESHSSGEKNSFQSEEDFLERRKEVERLLKKNADWIWDWSSRPENIPPKEFLFKHPRRTATLSMRNTSVMKKGGIFSAEFLKVFLPSLLLSHLLAIGLGIYIGRRLTTTASSSTF from the exons ATGTCGCGCCTCAGCCCGCAGGAGGAGAATCTGCAGG GTTCCTGGGTAGAACTCCACTTCAGCAGTAATGGAAATGGTAGTGGCAACACAGTGACGCCAACAAGCCAAGAACAAGTACCTGCCTCTATTTCCATTCACAATGGTGACATGGAGAAAATACTCCTTGATGCTCAACACGAATCTGGACGAAGTAGTTCAAGAGAAAGTTCGCACTGTGACAG CCCTCCTCGTTCCCAGACACCTCAAGACAGTAACAGAGCTTTGGAAATAGAGAGTCACAGCAGTGGAGAAAAGAATAGCTTTCAG tCTGAAGAAGATTTTcttgaaaggaggaaagaagttGAAAGGCTCCTGAAGAAAAATGCAGATTGGATATGGGACTGGTCCAGCAGGCCTGAGAACATCCCACCAAA GGAATTCCTCTTTAAACACCCCAGGCGCACAGCCACCCTCAGCATGAGAAATACAAGTGTAATGAAGAAAGGGGGCATATTTTcagcagaatttttaaaagttttccttCCATCTCTGCtactttctcatttgcttgccaTTGGACTAGG GATTTACATTGGAAGACGCCTTACAACCACAGCATCAAGCAGTACTTTCTAA